A region of the Candidatus Cloacimonadota bacterium genome:
ACCTTGGCAGGCAAGGTGCCCGGGAGTCATTATTTCGCGTTCCGGAATTGTTAATCTCATCGTTTGACTCCTTTCCATATCAAATCATTTGGTGTGTCATTCTTAAGTGCATCGTAAGCCAATTCCTTAATATCCTCGATCTTGACATCGCGTCCGCCGAGACCTGCAATATATGAGCGGATAGGCACATCAACTTCATTGTACAGAGCAGATTTGAGTTCCTGTGAGAATATGCCCGAATATCCCGGAGAAATATTTCTATCGATAACCGCAAGCTTCTTTGCATCTTTGATCGTTTCAATAATATCTTTCTTTGGATAAGGACGGATCACACGTATGCGCATGTTGCCAACCTTCTTGCCTTCAGCACGAAGCTCATCAACTGCAACGTTCGCCGTCTCTCCGATCGTGCCTGATGTTACGAGGATCATATCCGCATCCTCACATCTATAAGAATGAACCAGATCATATAATCTTCCAGTCAATTTTTCATATTCTTTCCCTGCTTCCTTGATAACGCCAACTGCTTCATCCATGGATTGCTGCATCATATAGCGGAATTCATAGTAGTACTGCTCATCCGTCAATGCGCCAAAAGAGCGTGGATCTTTAACATCTAATTTGTAATCAGGATTATAGGGCGGGAGAAATTTATCAACAAGTTCTATTTCCGGCATGTCAACAACTTCCATTGTATGTGAAAGGAAGAAGGCATCAAAAGAAATGAGAGTTGGAAGTAACACTTTCTCGCTCACCTTATATCCCAGTAATGTTGAATCGAGAATATCCTGTGCACTTGAAGCAAAGATCTGCATCCAACCTGTGTCACGCTGAGACAGACTGTCATTTTGATCTGCCCAGATGGACCAGCCCGGTGCCATCGCTCTATTCACATTCGCCATAACAATCGGCAGACGAGCAAGACCAGCCCAGTGAAGCATCTCATGCATAAGAGCAAGCCCTTGGGCACTTGTTGCGGTATACGCTCGTGCGCCGGTAGCCGAAGCTCCAATACAGGCAGCCATAGCAGAATGCTCGGATTCAACCTTGATGAACTTTGCATCCAGTTCGCCGTCTGCAACGATCTCAGATAATTTTTCAACAATGAGCGTCTGAGGTGTTATCGGATATGCTGCAATAACCTGCACGCGTGCAAGCTGCGCACCCCATGAAGCTGCAAAGTTTCCCATCATCGTCTTTTTCATTTGCCCTCCTTTTCATAATCAATCGCATCTTTGGGACATTCTTCAAGACACATAAGACATCCCTTGCAATAATCATAATCAATAACAGGTATTTCATCCACGATTTTGATCGCTGGTTCTGGACAGATCTTCCAGCAAATAAAACATTTGATACATTTATCATAATCGATAATCGGACGAACATTTCGCCAGCTGCCGGTCTTATTTTGAAGCATTGAGCCAAGAGCAGCAGCCATAGGCGGCATATCCTTTGCACCGGTGATCTTTACCGGCTTATCATTTTTCTGAAATTTAATAACCATATTCACATCCTTTCTATTCGCTCACGATCGAGTCATAGGCTTGTTTGGCTGCCTTTTTATTGGCTTCCTGTGAGCGTGGAATAGAACTTTCAATCCCTTTGAAGACTGCATCTATCTTTACAATGCCGGTAAGTTTGGCAAACGCACCAACAATCGCTGTATTCACAATTGGCGCAGTGCGGGATCCCAGTTTATTTTGAACAGCAATGTCTGTCGCATCAACAGTATAGACCTTATATTCATCTCCAAAATCATAATAATCTGCACTCTTATCAGAATTGATAAGAATCCACCCTCCCTTTTTTAATCCCTTTGTGACGTCAACCACCTCAGTTAAGGTGGGATCGAGTACGATCACGCCATCGGGATAATAGATCTGTGATCTGATCTGTACCGGCTTGTCGTCGATCCTGGTAAATGCTTCCACGGGCGCACCACGCCGCTCCACACCGAATCGAGGAAATGCCTGAACATACTTTCCACCCTGAAAAGCTGCTTCAGCCAGCACAAAAGAAGCCTTCACCGCTCCCTGACCGCCACGGCCATGCATACGGATCTCTATCATGCTTCCTCCTGATATATTTTATTTTCAAAAAATGAATCATTCATGCAATTTGTCTTATATTGGGATTTTGCCTTATGAAACATCTTGATATGAACTACTCACCATATTTTTCATGAATGAATCAGTTCTATTCTGATTTTGATAAACAGACTTCAAAGCCTCTCAAATCTTTGTCAATTATTTTGACAAAGAATGGGCACTGAACATTTTCAGTCTATATGGCAAATAATCAACGTAAAAGATACAAGAAAAAAACCTCCAAAAAGAAAGAGGATAATGCCCTTCAGAAATTTAAGGGATTACTTGCAATTGCTGCTTTTATAATTATTGTCTTTATTGTCTGGCAGGTGATCGTCGCACTGCAAAAACCTCAAAAAGATGGCACCCTTATCGTACCTGAGGATACAACAGAGGTTGAGGGTGTGGGTAACATTATCGACTATGCGCTGAACCGTCTTGAGATTCCTGAGCAATTCATCAAAACATATGAAATCGATGGTAAAACCTATAAAGAGATCACGATCAATTCGAACCAGCTCAGCTTGACGATAAGTAATATTTTCATAACAGATAAAATTGAGGAAAAAGGGGGACAGATTCTCAATGTGAATGAATCTGATGATGGAAACAAGGTCGAGATGGAGATCTTCGATCCTGCTGAGAAGAAGTACTATATTCTCATTCTGAAAAATGATGTGTCCGGTCTTTATGACAAGATCACAGAACTTTCTATTATTATCGATGATTTCGGCTATTTTAACGGTCCCCTTCTCGACGAATTCCTGGCTCTTGATAAATCTATAACATTTGCCATACTTCCCGATCTCCCGTTCAGCGAAGAGGTCATGCACAAAGCATATAACCAGGGAAGAGCAAGTATTATTCATGTGCCTATGGAACCGGAAACCTATCCTAAGGATGATCCGGGAAAAGATGCGATCTATGTTAATCTGACCGAGAACGAGATCAAAAAACAGATGAAAAAATTTATCAAACAGCTTCCCCTTTGCATCGGTGCAAACAACCATATGGGCTCGCTTGCCACACAGCATGAGTATGTGATGAAGCCGGTTCTCGAAGTTCTTAAAGATAATGATATGTATTTTATCGACAGCAGAACATCTGCAAAAACGGTCGGATATTCCCTGGCAGAAGATATGAATATCCCAACCTGTCAAAGGGACATCTTTCTGGACGCAGGAGAATATGAGGACAGATCCGCAGCAAAAGCACATGATATTTTTAACCTTGCAGCAAAAAAGGATAAAATCGTAGTTATCTCTCATGCAAAGAAAGAAAGCCTCGAAGAGTTGAAAAAGATACTGATCGATCTGCAGGATAGCAATATTAAACTTGTTCCGATTTCGGAAATAGTACTTCCCGAGGAATATGTTCTATGACATGGCTGAAATCCTTGATCCTTGGTATTGTTCAGGGACTGACAGAATTCCTCCCGGTAAGCAGCTCTGGGCATCTTGTCATTTTTCAGAAGATTCTGAAATTTAATGATCCGGGTGTTCTCTTTGAGATTGCCGTACATCTCGGAACTCTTGTCGCTGTTATTATCTATTTCAGAAAAGATATCTGGGCAATTATTCAATCGATATTTATCTGGGAAAAGGATGCTTCCGACAAAATAAAAAACGCCCATCATCTTCTTCTTCATTTGATCATTGCCTCGGCTGTGACTGCATTTATAGGATTCACTTTCAAGGAAAAGCTGGAATCTCTATTTGAGAATACACTCCTTGTTGGTTTTATGCTGATCGTCACTGGGGGGGTACTCTTTGTTTCCGATAAGATAAAGAATACAACAAAGAATAAAATGAGCGTACCCTCATCCCTTCTTGTTGGTTTTGCACAAAGTGTGGCTATTATTCCGGGAATTTCTCGTTCCGGGGCGACAATTACAACCGGTATCTTTACTGGCAGAACCCGTGACCTTGCCACAAGGTTTTCATTCCTTCTTTCTATACCTGCGATCCTTGGTGCAACGCTTCTGAAATTCAAAGACCTCAGCTCTGCTATCTCAAGCGGAACAATGGGAATCAACTTTATACTCGGCGGCATCGCTGCAGCGATCGTTGGTTACTTCGCCATTGCGGTACTCATAAAAATGATCAAAAGATCAAAGTTGTACTACTTCTCTATCTACTGCTGGATTATCGGCATCATTACTATTTTCTTTATATAAATTATGACACAGAATATTAAAAAATCTATCGAAGTTCTAGTTTTTGCATCAGAAAAGCCCATCTCTGCAGAACAAATAGCAGGATTTCTCAGCATTGAAAACAGCAAAGAGATAGAAAGCCTTATCGAAAAACTCAATCTTGAATACAGCGACCAGGGACGCACATTCTGCATCAGGAAAGTTGCCGGTGGCTATAAATTTGCAACAGATAAGCAATACTATCACCTGATCGAGCGCCTCTATGAAGAAAAGAAGGACGTCAGCTTGACCTCTTCCGCACTCGAAGTCCTCGCAATTGTCGCTTATCATCAACCTATTACTCGTCCAAAAGTTGATGCCATCAGAGGAGTGAATTCTCAATATCATATCAAGAACCTGCTGGAAGTTAAATTCATTAAAATTGCCGGAAGGATGAAAACCTTTGGGCGACCTCTCCTTTATGCCACGACCGATAGATTTCTCGAATTCTTCGGGCTCAACTCTATAGAAGATCTTCCCAATCTCCACCAGATACGTGAACTCATGGCGACGGATATTGCAGAACCACAAAATATGAAAGAAAAAGAACAGCTCGAACTTCTAACCGAAGAATCTGATGAATAAAAAACTCAAATACTGGGACTTAAAGGCAGAAGTTCAAAAGGGAATATTTCATAATAACTACTTTTTTACCGACGATGAGAGCTACCTTAAGGATAAAGCATTTGCACTCCTCAAGGATGCCCTCGTTCCTTTAAATGTTATCGATTTCAATTATGAGATCTTCTATGGTGAGGAAACAAAAGCCAATGAAGTGATGGAAGCTCTGCAAAGTCCCCCCATGCTTTCGGACACGAAACTTGTTATCCTCAGAAATTTCCAGACAATGCATATTACCTATAAGAAAAAAATAGTCGACTATCTTCAAAAACCCATTAAAGAAGCAGTTCTGGTAATCGAAGCGGATAAGGTAAACACCTACTCCGGACTCTACGCAAAGATAGCAAAGCTGGCTGATACATATTATTTTTATCACCCATATAATGAAAGCGAAGCGATCAGGTTCCTCAGAGAGGAATCCGTCGCCCTTAATAAATCAATCGATAATGATGCAGCACGGATCATGGTTGATTATATCGGGCTGGATTGCCAGGAACTTCACAGCGAACTCGAAAAAGTCGCCCTTTATTCAGGCGGGAGAAATCACATCACTCCTGAGGATGTTCAAGCATGCATAGGAGCGTCAAAAGGGAATACGATTTACGAACTTCAGGGAGCCCTTACGCAGCGAAATTTCCAACAGGCAATGAAAGTCCTGGAAAACTTGATGGCGAATAATATGTCGCCTGTACTTATTGTGATCATGCTGACGCGATTCTATACAACGCTTTGGGATATCCTCATACAACGATTCCAGCAGAACAGATCAAAGACGGAGATCGAACGGACACTTGGAAATTGGAATACAAAATCCTTTATGAATGCTGCTGAATTCTACTCACTTGAAAATTTCGATGAAATATTCGCCCTCTTGCTCGAAGCAGACAGAAAACTCAAATCAGTCGATACCAAATTAAACAAAACGATCCTCGAGATGATGATCTATAAAATGTGTAAAGATGTCTGAACAGCTGAATTTTAAAGCGGGATTCGTCTCGATAATCGGCAAACCGAATGTTGGTAAATCCACCCTGATGAATGCTTTTCTTGGTGAAAAACTTTCCATTACAACGCCCAAACCTCAGACCACACGTCAGAATCTACTTGGTATTCTCTCCCACGATGAGTACCAAATCGTTTTTATTGATACTCCCGGCTTTCTGAAACCCCGATACCTCTTGCAGGAGAAAATGCAGACCTCGATATCGGAAGCGCTCAAGGATGCGGAAGTCCTTCTTTTTATCATCGATATCGAGACATTTCCTACGGAATATGACACACAGGTGAGTGGTATTATCCTGAAATCGAAAATTCCTAAACTGGCAGTCATTAACAAGATCGATCATGAAAAAAACCAGGAAGTCCTTGCTGAAGCAAATACCACACTCACCGATTGGGGTTTTGAAAATATCTTTCTTATTTCAGCAAAAAAGGGCATCGGGATAAGTGAATTGCTGGAAAAAATTCTCGTACTTCTCCCGATTCATCCGCCATATTATCCTATTGATAATATTTCAGACCGCAACATGCGTTTCTTCGCGCAGGAGATCATTCGCGAGAAAATCTTCCTTCATCTTCACCAGGAAATTCCCTATTCCACTGCAGTTACGGTGGACATGTACGAAGAAGAAGAGGATAGGGCAGAAGTGTGGGCAAATATTTTTGTGGAATCACATTCGCAGAAAAAGATCATTATCGGCAAAAACGGAGAAATGATAAAAGAGATACGCCTCGCTGCACAGCGCGATATTCATTACCTTACTCAAAAGAAAATACGGCTTAATCTCTGGATTAAAATTCGTAAAAACTGGCGAAAAAAAGAACGAGTCCTCAAAGAGTTCGGATATAAGTAAAAGAACCTTCGGTAATTTCTAAATCCTAATTTCTAATGACAAATAAAATGTCAAATGACAAATTTCAAAATAAATGTCACACAGAGCCTGTCGAAGTGCGACATGAAAAGCTTCATATCTCTCAGTCTTCGAAATGCTCAGACTGAGATTAATACTAAACATCCATAAATTTTGACAAAATATTCTCAATATACAATTCTGCTTGTGAATTCCAGAAATTAATCATCACGTAAGAATAGATCGCAGAGGATCGCACATGATCAGAGCAAAAGATTTCCACCGTATTAATGACCCAGACGGCTCAACCGAAGATCACTATTTCGTTGCAATCGCCGGCAATATCGGTGTGGGCAAAACCACCATGACCGAACTTATCAGCAAAAAACTGGAGTGGGAAGCATACTACGAACCGGTCATTACCAATCCCTACCTCGACGACTTCTACAAAGACATGAAACGATGGAGCTTCCACCTGCAGGTGTACTTCCTCTCAAAGCGATTTGAGATGCAGAAAAAGATTGTCGAAAACAACATCTCGTGCATCCAGGACAGAACCATCTACGAAGATGCAGAAATCTTTGCGCGCACCCTGTTCAAAAACGGCTCCATGACCGAACGGGATTTCGAGAATTACCAGGACCTTTTCAAGAATATGACCTACTACCTGCAGGATCCAGACCTGATCGTGTACCTGCGTGCCGATGTGGATGAACTGGTCGAGCGCATACGGCAGCGTGGACGTGAAAGCGAAAAAACCATTGCCAAAAGCTACCTGCAGGAATTGAACGACGCCTACGAAAGCTGGATCCCCCGTGCGAAAAAAATGACACAAGTGCTGGAAATTAATACAAACAATTGTACTGAAGAGGAAATTATTGCCCAGGCAGAACGGATTATTGAAAGAATCGAGGAATTCTGCCCACCGTCGATTTTTGATAGGTAGTATCTTTACCACAAAAAACACGAAAAGGCACAATAAATATTAAATATGTATTACGACTATTCTATCCACATTTCTTTCCGCTCAATCTCAGAGGTACATCCAAATTCCACTCAAGTGTTTACTTTTTGTTAACTCATACCTTTTTTGTCAAATGTTTTTTAATCCTCACCCATTCATGTCCTCCTAACGCTAGTCAGGAAAAGAATTAAGTGGTATTTTTCTTCTTCATCAAATACACCGACAATGAGATTATCCAGCAGATCACCGTCAGGAAAACCAGCCACTCGAGAAAGGGATTCAACCAGAACGCAGGGCGTACATCCGGAACAGAAAGTGACCTGCCTGTTGCATACCCCAGCAATTTCGGAATGGTCAAAAAAGCGGCAAAAGCCAGCACAGTAATCCCGCCGGGAATGACCATCCATTTGGAGATCTTTTTCTGTGTATCAAAAAGGAAAATCAACGAAAAAAACAAAATCGTGATCAACCCGCCACGGAAAAAGACCATGGCGACCGGTACGTGAATGTGCATATTATTCATGGGGAACATGCCCACCAAACCGCATGCAATGCCTGTTATAACACCGAGTCCGGCAGCAATATACGCATAGAGTTTCTTTATGTACATGCCGAGCCCAAGCATAAACAACGCAAAGAGCATTCCGCCGATCATGAGCCCGATATTGAAAAGAGGTGCCAGCTGCGATACTCCTCTCTGCCCGAGCTCAGAAATGAAATGATTGAAGGGAGAATACAACTCCCCTTTTGTTCCATGATAAACAAGCGCTGTAATTACTGAAACACATACGATCAATCCTCCACCAGCAAGACCGGTCATATACGTAACCTTTTTTATATCCACTTTCATTTTATCTCCTTCTTCTGAACTGATTCTCGTGGACTATTTCTTCCCATATCAACTAATTTTGTGTAGTCCTCAAGCTCTAAATTGCATGAGTAGATGTAAGAGATATAACCATATTCTTGACACTAATTAGTTAAATAGCACCCTTTTTCGAAGAGAGGACATCATGACAGATAAAGGCGCATTGCGATCGAATATGTACCAGGAGAATTCGCCGAAAAGGGAACTCCTGAACACCAGTTCTGTAATCCTCGTGATCGGGCTTATGCTGGCTATCATTTCACTCCTTGCAGATGTTCTTGGTTTTGGTACATGGGGAGAATTCGGTACGCTTCAAACACTTGGGACTATTGTGGGAGTGATGTTAGTCATGATCGGATTGATCATCAAAATATTAGTGAATATCTTCTCCTGAAAATCCAAAACCCATTACCTAATACCCCATACCCTCAACCTCCTCACATTCATTAAAAATCATAAACTCTGTCAGCATCTTTTTGAATGAAGACAAAAATTCATCATACTCGTCAAACCCATCTTCAAAGACAATATTTTTAAGAATTAGCTTATTTGTTTTCCTGTCTGCTTTCGGATCGAGACGCCCGACTAGTTTATTCTTCCACAGGATAGGGCACACAAAATAGCCGTATACACGTTTAGACGGCGTTACATAACATTCCAATGCATACTCAAAATCAAACAATCGGCGCATTCTATCGCGGAGAATTATCAAATTATCAAAGGGAGAAAGGATGATTGTTCGTTTTGGTTCGGGAATCCTCTTAAGGTTTTCTATTGTTGATGGTAATGCATAGTAGGTGCTCTTCTCATCACCTTGGACAGAAATTTTAATGATCTCACCATTGCCGACCATTTCTTTGATCGTTTCGTGTATCAAAGCTGTGCTTGCAAGAAAAATATGATCTTTTACATCTTTTGCGGTTGCGATCCCGTAACTTTGCAGCGCTCTCTTCACAAGGAACCTGCCAAGTTCTGTACGTGACGGTAAGGTTGTATCGACATGAGGAGGCAAAACTCTTTCGGTTAAGTCGTAATACTTTTGGAATTTCCTGCGCTCAGCGATCATGAGCTTTCCCATGAACACGAGCATATTCAGCGCAAACCGCACCTGTGTTGATTCCCATGGGAGATTCTTAGCTTTTTTGAATGAGATTCCGGGCAGTTCGAGATCCTTTGCCTGGCATGGTCCTTTTTCTCGAACCTCAGTCATGATGGGTTCGAAGAGGTAGCCGTACTTTTCCAGCCGATCCTTTTCCCATTTCGAATTCGGGTCATCGGCATTGTTCATTCTGTGCTGGTAGAAGCGGTAATTCCTCATGGGAAGGTATGATGCAGCATGTCCCCAGTATTCAAAAGTACGCTTGTCATCACGTTGAAGTTCGAGTAGCATTTCCGGATCATATTCCGGGTGCCTGTTCCATAGCGTATGATGATGGGCACGTTTAACAACTGAGAGTGTATCGAGTTGTACATAACCGAGATGGTCGATAATGTCATAAAGCCCATTTTTGTCGGGTGTTATATTCGACACATCATTGAGAAGTTGCGTATGAAGCGCGAGATTTCGTGCTTCATCTTTTGAGAGTGTAATCATCGATTATTGTACGGGAAAGGACTCACCTTCTTGCTGTTCTGATGAAGGAAAAGAGAGGTGCATCTGCCGGAAGAGCCATGAGCCGCTGATGCGTTCCAACACTGCGGTAAATCGCACAAAAAGTGGAAGAACTTCTCCCCTAACGGTAACCTTTGCATCAAGATCGACAGCAGTCCATGCTACACTGCCTGCAGAATCCGCATTGAAGTTCTTAAGTTCAACCTCCATCTTTTCTGATTGTTCAAAATCACGCTTGACCGCCTTAATAAACTCATCGATCGATTCTACCTTCTCATCACGACCTGTTCCGATAAAAAGAATATTCCCTTCATCAGGCAAAAATTTCATTATCTTCTCGATATCTTTTTGCTCGTAGGCAAGCCAGTAGCCCTCGAGGATATCTTCCAATCCTCTGTGCAATGCATGCTGTTCTTTCATGGAATCCTCCGCATTTTGATATTGATTGCACATCGTTTATGGATATTTGGGCGTCAAGAAATTAATGGATATGACCAAGAAGATGAATAATTTCTATGAATAGTCTTCGTTTTGTTGAGAAAAGATATACCTCTTATGATTTTATCAATTTCCCGAAGTGAATAGCCCGGAGATTCATCTCGGGGTTGATGGTGTAAAAAATTAATCGGGGTTTTAACCCAAAATATAAATTCTTGGACTGAAGTCCTGATTATTTTTGTATCTTTACGATCCATGACTGAAAATTCTTGGCTATGCATTCCCTACTGTAGAGAGATGTCCCGACTCGTAGGGACGAGGTGTTAAAAAATTACTTTGAAATCCTCGTTACCAAGCCCCTGCTTGTTAGCGCATCTTGAGAATTCCTTCCATTCCAAAAGAGGTCTTAGAGAAAGAGAAATCATATTTTAACGACCTCATGAAAATTTTCATGAAGAAATATCGAAATCAAATCGTAAATGAGATACCATGTCCGAATCCCTCTTTTCGGGATGAGTTTGGTATCGAATAGTTTTGATAAGATATTTTAGATAATTTTCATGCAATCTTGATCTTTTCTTTCGTTCTTTCTTTTGCATCAAGGTAAAAGAAAGGACATATATTATCAAATATAATACATTCCCAAATCAGTCTTCACTTAATTCCATCCTGGTAAAATTTATTATTTTTGTTGCGGTCAATTCGGGGAATTGACCCTACATCGATAACTCCAAAGCAAACATTGCGAAGGTAACAAACAGTTCGCATTGTTATTGCTTCCTAAATTTTTCTCTGTGACCTCTGTGTCCTCTGTGGTTATTATTTTCTTTAAAAATTATCCCTACTTTTGGCACTTCTCGCAATAATATGAATTCGAGCCGAGGATATTTTTCTGAATTATCGGTGAATCGCATCGTGGGCACGGCTGGTTCTTCATATGGTTTCCCATTACTCGCTTGTATTTTCCGGGTTCTCCATAAATATCCATCTCGTCACTACTGCCATTCTCTGCAATTGCTTTCTTTGTGATGTCTAACAAACAATTGTACAAATTCTCTCGATCTTTAGGCATAAGATCTTCAATCTTCCTGAGCGGTGAAATCTTAGCACAAAACAGGATATCCTGGAAATAGCCGTTCTGAAATCCGATCATGTAATCATACAAACTCTGTATTTTCTTTGATTTCTGTGTCTCGTTTGCAGCAAGCATTCGTTCGAAATATTCAAAAGTAAATTTCTTATCGAGTGGAGAAATCCCGCTATGTCCGATGTATTTGTGCTCTTCGATCTCCTCAGCACTCAACGCAATTGCATAGCCATATAAGCTCGTGTGGAATGTCAGCACTGAATTGTCTGAAAGAATAAATGCAATCGTATATTTAGCAGGCAGGTCGTCCTTTGATGAATGATACAATATCTTCCCGACAAGATCACCAAATACAAGACTGAATCCACTCTCCATATCGATAAAAATATAGTGTCCTCTCGAGTGCACATCGGTTATCTTTGATCTGGTTATATCGCGCTGCTTCAGATTTATAAACCCCCATTCTGTTAGTTTGTTCACCTTGTCCGTAAAGATCAATTCTTTAAAGCTTTTGCCGAAAAGTTCTTTCTTGAGCTGTCCGGCAATTCTGGTCATCTCAGGTAATTCCATTGCCATAAAGATACCTCCGTTTGATGATAAAAAAAGAATAAAATGATCGAATTTTCTTACAAGTTTTTTCTCAATATCATTTTCCCATCCTCATCAATTCCGGTTTCCTCATATTTCATTGCAGCAAGCAGATGTCTCATTGCAGGAAAATTTTCCATGGTTTTGACTTTTACTTCTCTATATCCTTTCTGCATTGCAATGGACTCAAACAACTCGATAAGCTGCCTGCCGTATCCCTTGTCTCTGAATTCGGGCAGCACTCCCATGATCCAATTATAATATGTTTTTTCATCCAATGCATACGCAATGAGAAATCCTGTCGGCTGCCCTTTATCTTCTGCTATTAAAAATTCGTGATCTCTGCCTTCAATCCTTTTTTGGATTTCCTCGGCATTTGTTTTGTGGGAGAATTCGGGAATGAGAGTAATTAATCTACATATTTCTGAAATAATTGTTTTATCTTTTGTTTCGTTCATGGGACTAATACACATCCTCATTATTTTCTTTCAAGTTTTGCATAAAATATCAACAGGAAAAGGCAAGAGCAAGATTTCATTGACACAAACTCCCTGCCTTTTCTTTCTTTGAAAAAAATCTTGTGGAGAAGGATTAATGGACAAATTATTGCTCCTGGGTGATGAAGCTCTGGCTCAAGGCGCACTTGATGCCGGTCTGTCCGGCGCCTACGGCTATCCCGGCACACCCTCAACCGAAATTTTCGAATATGTTCAACACAACAAAGAAGCTGCACAGCGAGGTGTACACCGCACCTGGTCTGCAAACGAGAAAACCGCAATGGAAGAAGCGCTTGGTATGTCCTATACGGGCAAACGCGCAATCGTCACCATGAAGCATGTTGGTCTTAACGTTGCTGCCGATCCTTTTGTAAATTCAGGCATTACCGGCACGAACGGCGGTCTCATCGTTGCAGTGGCAGACGATCCTTCTATGCATTCATCCCAGAATGAACAGGACTCACGCCATTACGGGAGATTCGCTCTTATTCCAGTATTCGAACCCTCGAACC
Encoded here:
- the porA gene encoding pyruvate ferredoxin oxidoreductase; this encodes MKKTMMGNFAASWGAQLARVQVIAAYPITPQTLIVEKLSEIVADGELDAKFIKVESEHSAMAACIGASATGARAYTATSAQGLALMHEMLHWAGLARLPIVMANVNRAMAPGWSIWADQNDSLSQRDTGWMQIFASSAQDILDSTLLGYKVSEKVLLPTLISFDAFFLSHTMEVVDMPEIELVDKFLPPYNPDYKLDVKDPRSFGALTDEQYYYEFRYMMQQSMDEAVGVIKEAGKEYEKLTGRLYDLVHSYRCEDADMILVTSGTIGETANVAVDELRAEGKKVGNMRIRVIRPYPKKDIIETIKDAKKLAVIDRNISPGYSGIFSQELKSALYNEVDVPIRSYIAGLGGRDVKIEDIKELAYDALKNDTPNDLIWKGVKR
- a CDS encoding 4Fe-4S binding protein gives rise to the protein MVIKFQKNDKPVKITGAKDMPPMAAALGSMLQNKTGSWRNVRPIIDYDKCIKCFICWKICPEPAIKIVDEIPVIDYDYCKGCLMCLEECPKDAIDYEKEGK
- a CDS encoding pyruvate ferredoxin oxidoreductase subunit gamma, which encodes MIEIRMHGRGGQGAVKASFVLAEAAFQGGKYVQAFPRFGVERRGAPVEAFTRIDDKPVQIRSQIYYPDGVIVLDPTLTEVVDVTKGLKKGGWILINSDKSADYYDFGDEYKVYTVDATDIAVQNKLGSRTAPIVNTAIVGAFAKLTGIVKIDAVFKGIESSIPRSQEANKKAAKQAYDSIVSE
- a CDS encoding divergent polysaccharide deacetylase family protein codes for the protein MANNQRKRYKKKTSKKKEDNALQKFKGLLAIAAFIIIVFIVWQVIVALQKPQKDGTLIVPEDTTEVEGVGNIIDYALNRLEIPEQFIKTYEIDGKTYKEITINSNQLSLTISNIFITDKIEEKGGQILNVNESDDGNKVEMEIFDPAEKKYYILILKNDVSGLYDKITELSIIIDDFGYFNGPLLDEFLALDKSITFAILPDLPFSEEVMHKAYNQGRASIIHVPMEPETYPKDDPGKDAIYVNLTENEIKKQMKKFIKQLPLCIGANNHMGSLATQHEYVMKPVLEVLKDNDMYFIDSRTSAKTVGYSLAEDMNIPTCQRDIFLDAGEYEDRSAAKAHDIFNLAAKKDKIVVISHAKKESLEELKKILIDLQDSNIKLVPISEIVLPEEYVL
- the uppP gene encoding undecaprenyl-diphosphatase UppP, which translates into the protein MTWLKSLILGIVQGLTEFLPVSSSGHLVIFQKILKFNDPGVLFEIAVHLGTLVAVIIYFRKDIWAIIQSIFIWEKDASDKIKNAHHLLLHLIIASAVTAFIGFTFKEKLESLFENTLLVGFMLIVTGGVLFVSDKIKNTTKNKMSVPSSLLVGFAQSVAIIPGISRSGATITTGIFTGRTRDLATRFSFLLSIPAILGATLLKFKDLSSAISSGTMGINFILGGIAAAIVGYFAIAVLIKMIKRSKLYYFSIYCWIIGIITIFFI
- the scpB gene encoding SMC-Scp complex subunit ScpB gives rise to the protein MTQNIKKSIEVLVFASEKPISAEQIAGFLSIENSKEIESLIEKLNLEYSDQGRTFCIRKVAGGYKFATDKQYYHLIERLYEEKKDVSLTSSALEVLAIVAYHQPITRPKVDAIRGVNSQYHIKNLLEVKFIKIAGRMKTFGRPLLYATTDRFLEFFGLNSIEDLPNLHQIRELMATDIAEPQNMKEKEQLELLTEESDE
- the holA gene encoding DNA polymerase III subunit delta, translated to MNKKLKYWDLKAEVQKGIFHNNYFFTDDESYLKDKAFALLKDALVPLNVIDFNYEIFYGEETKANEVMEALQSPPMLSDTKLVILRNFQTMHITYKKKIVDYLQKPIKEAVLVIEADKVNTYSGLYAKIAKLADTYYFYHPYNESEAIRFLREESVALNKSIDNDAARIMVDYIGLDCQELHSELEKVALYSGGRNHITPEDVQACIGASKGNTIYELQGALTQRNFQQAMKVLENLMANNMSPVLIVIMLTRFYTTLWDILIQRFQQNRSKTEIERTLGNWNTKSFMNAAEFYSLENFDEIFALLLEADRKLKSVDTKLNKTILEMMIYKMCKDV
- the era gene encoding GTPase Era — its product is MSEQLNFKAGFVSIIGKPNVGKSTLMNAFLGEKLSITTPKPQTTRQNLLGILSHDEYQIVFIDTPGFLKPRYLLQEKMQTSISEALKDAEVLLFIIDIETFPTEYDTQVSGIILKSKIPKLAVINKIDHEKNQEVLAEANTTLTDWGFENIFLISAKKGIGISELLEKILVLLPIHPPYYPIDNISDRNMRFFAQEIIREKIFLHLHQEIPYSTAVTVDMYEEEEDRAEVWANIFVESHSQKKIIIGKNGEMIKEIRLAAQRDIHYLTQKKIRLNLWIKIRKNWRKKERVLKEFGYK